From the genome of Streptomyces sp. NBC_01317, one region includes:
- a CDS encoding glycoside hydrolase family 3 protein, which yields MQGTRVRPRPGTRTAALLAAAVLAGLLPLAGTASSATAADDPAPVAVDRFEGEIPFANPPAEGIFTWGGDADDPPTLSIADRADAPEGAKVLEGSYNVSGYGGFSHDFAFDKPSHDWSAHRGIRFWWYGQNTAPLPPGSGKKIAFEIKDGGANGEASELWNTTFTDDWEGWHLVEIPFADFQYRTDYQPVGGIDHVLGLTEMWGYAFTMPTGAPGRFALDGVELYGKADPSLKAGVVTDAAVYPVKEGATAQVKVSVATTGSVPVDEPVTVDYTTEGGTAEAGKDYTPVSGTVTFPAGSASGTSRTVEIPTLKDRAGESAETVPLKLTVTGAKPPVENPQVVVDAHGLPYLDTKLSVKRRVSDLVSRMSLAEKAGQMTQAERNALTAQGDIATYDLGSLLSGGGSVPTPNTPAAWSKMVDAFQLRAQATRYQIPLIYGVDAVHGHNNVVGATIMPHNIGLGATRDPALAEKTGAVTAKEVRATGVPWDFAPCVCVGRDERWGRTYETFGEDPALVTSLDTVVNGMQGPASGSDLDRNDKVLATAKHFVGDGGTEYGSSTTGSYTLDQGVTKVTRKELEEVHLAPFKDAVKRGVGTVMPSYSSLDITDDNLAPVKMHADGAMINGELKDKMGFKGFVISDWQAIDQIPGDYASDVRTSVNAGLDMIMVPTQYKTFTQTLQAEVAAGRITQARIDDAVSRILEQKFRLGLFEKPYADTTHQAEIGSAAHRAVARQAAAESQVLLKNDGAVLPLKPSQKVYVAGSNADDLGNQAGGWTISWQGASGKTTTGTTILEGMRKAAPDATLTYSKTATEPTAGYDVGVVVVGEKPYAEGIGDVGNGHDLALSAEDKKAVDTVCAAMKCAVLVVAGRPQLIGDQLGDIDALVASWLPGTEGDGVADVLYGKRAFTGQLPLTWPKTVESLPINVGDASYDPQYPYGWGLTTLTAPPKGGQATLAAIGLAAKILQKAGLGKSAQGKELVGQARLLVQQKIGQSVTAASAKPFAEADHLLLTGDLSGAVAKLTAAYKAA from the coding sequence ATGCAAGGCACACGTGTCAGACCGAGACCGGGCACCAGGACGGCGGCGCTGCTCGCGGCCGCCGTCCTGGCGGGGCTGCTGCCCCTCGCGGGAACCGCGTCGTCCGCCACCGCGGCGGACGACCCGGCCCCCGTCGCCGTCGACCGCTTCGAGGGCGAGATCCCCTTCGCGAACCCGCCCGCGGAGGGCATCTTCACCTGGGGCGGGGACGCCGACGACCCGCCCACGCTGAGCATCGCGGACCGCGCCGACGCCCCCGAGGGCGCCAAGGTCCTCGAAGGCAGCTACAACGTCAGCGGGTACGGCGGGTTCAGCCACGACTTCGCCTTCGACAAGCCGTCGCACGACTGGTCGGCCCACCGGGGCATCCGCTTCTGGTGGTACGGCCAGAACACCGCGCCGCTGCCGCCCGGATCCGGCAAGAAGATCGCCTTCGAGATCAAGGACGGCGGCGCCAACGGCGAGGCCTCCGAGCTCTGGAACACGACCTTCACCGACGACTGGGAGGGGTGGCACCTGGTCGAGATCCCCTTCGCGGACTTCCAGTACCGCACCGACTACCAGCCCGTCGGCGGCATCGACCACGTCCTCGGCCTGACCGAGATGTGGGGCTACGCCTTCACCATGCCCACCGGCGCCCCCGGGCGCTTCGCCCTGGACGGCGTGGAGTTGTACGGCAAGGCCGACCCGAGCCTCAAGGCGGGCGTCGTCACCGACGCGGCGGTGTACCCGGTCAAGGAGGGCGCCACCGCGCAGGTGAAGGTCTCCGTCGCGACGACCGGCTCCGTCCCCGTCGACGAGCCCGTGACCGTCGACTACACCACCGAGGGCGGCACCGCCGAGGCGGGCAAGGACTACACCCCCGTCTCCGGTACGGTCACCTTCCCGGCCGGCAGCGCGTCGGGCACCTCGCGGACCGTCGAGATCCCGACCCTCAAGGACCGGGCCGGTGAGAGCGCGGAGACCGTACCGCTCAAGCTCACCGTCACCGGTGCCAAGCCGCCGGTCGAGAACCCGCAGGTCGTGGTGGACGCGCACGGCCTGCCGTACCTCGACACCAAGCTCTCCGTGAAGCGGCGGGTCAGCGACCTGGTCTCCCGGATGTCCCTCGCGGAGAAGGCCGGCCAGATGACCCAGGCCGAGCGCAACGCGCTCACGGCCCAGGGCGACATCGCCACGTACGACCTCGGCTCGCTGCTCTCCGGCGGCGGCTCCGTGCCGACGCCCAACACCCCCGCCGCCTGGTCGAAGATGGTCGACGCCTTCCAGCTGAGGGCGCAGGCCACCCGCTACCAGATCCCGCTGATCTACGGCGTGGACGCGGTGCACGGCCACAACAACGTCGTCGGCGCGACGATCATGCCGCACAACATCGGCCTCGGGGCGACCCGTGACCCGGCGCTGGCGGAGAAGACCGGCGCGGTCACGGCGAAGGAGGTGCGGGCCACCGGCGTCCCGTGGGACTTCGCGCCCTGCGTCTGTGTCGGCAGGGACGAGCGCTGGGGCCGTACGTACGAGACCTTCGGCGAGGACCCCGCCCTGGTGACCTCCCTGGACACGGTCGTCAACGGCATGCAGGGCCCGGCGTCCGGCAGCGACCTGGACCGCAACGACAAGGTGCTGGCCACGGCCAAGCACTTCGTCGGCGACGGCGGCACCGAGTACGGCTCCTCCACGACCGGTTCGTACACCCTGGACCAGGGCGTCACCAAGGTCACCCGCAAGGAGCTGGAGGAGGTCCACCTCGCGCCGTTCAAGGACGCCGTGAAGCGGGGCGTGGGCACGGTCATGCCCTCGTACTCCTCGCTGGACATCACCGACGACAACCTGGCGCCCGTCAAGATGCACGCCGACGGCGCGATGATCAACGGTGAGCTCAAGGACAAGATGGGCTTCAAGGGCTTCGTCATCAGCGACTGGCAGGCGATCGACCAGATCCCCGGCGACTACGCGAGCGACGTCCGCACGTCCGTCAACGCCGGGCTCGACATGATCATGGTCCCGACGCAGTACAAGACCTTCACCCAGACCCTCCAGGCGGAGGTCGCGGCCGGCCGGATCACCCAGGCCAGGATCGACGACGCCGTCTCCCGCATCCTGGAGCAGAAGTTCAGGCTGGGCCTCTTCGAGAAGCCGTACGCGGACACCACCCACCAGGCGGAGATCGGCTCGGCCGCCCACCGCGCGGTGGCCCGCCAGGCCGCCGCCGAGTCCCAGGTGCTGCTGAAGAACGACGGCGCGGTCCTGCCGCTCAAGCCGTCGCAGAAGGTGTACGTGGCCGGCTCCAACGCCGACGACCTCGGCAATCAGGCGGGCGGCTGGACCATCAGCTGGCAGGGCGCCTCGGGGAAGACCACCACGGGCACCACCATCCTGGAGGGCATGAGGAAGGCGGCCCCGGATGCCACCCTCACCTACTCCAAGACCGCCACCGAGCCCACGGCCGGCTACGACGTCGGAGTGGTCGTCGTCGGCGAGAAGCCGTACGCCGAAGGCATCGGTGACGTCGGCAACGGCCACGACCTGGCGCTGAGCGCCGAGGACAAGAAGGCCGTCGACACGGTCTGCGCCGCCATGAAGTGCGCCGTCCTCGTCGTCGCGGGCCGCCCGCAGCTCATCGGCGACCAGCTCGGCGACATCGACGCGCTCGTGGCGTCCTGGCTGCCGGGCACGGAGGGCGACGGCGTCGCCGACGTCCTCTACGGCAAGCGGGCCTTCACCGGCCAGCTTCCGCTGACCTGGCCGAAGACGGTCGAGTCGCTGCCGATCAACGTCGGTGACGCGTCGTACGACCCGCAGTACCCGTACGGCTGGGGTCTGACGACCCTCACGGCGCCCCCCAAGGGCGGCCAGGCCACGCTCGCCGCGATCGGGCTCGCGGCGAAGATCCTCCAGAAGGCCGGGCTGGGCAAGTCGGCGCAGGGCAAGGAACTGGTCGGCCAGGCCAGGCTCCTCGTCCAGCAGAAGATCGGCCAGTCCGTGACGGCCGCGTCGGCGAAGCCCTTCGCCGAGGCGGACCACCTGCTGCTCACCGGTGACCTGTCCGGTGCGGTGGCGAAGCTGACGGCGGCGTACAAGGCCGCCTGA